GGCTTCGCCGGGCGGCAGCCGCTTATTCCCCCGTTTCTCCCGGGTCATCCGCCGGGGTCAGCGAGGTGGCCGCCGGTTCGCCCGCAAAGAAGGTCTCGAGCTCCCTGAGGGTTTCCGGGGTGGTCTCAATATCGCGGACAATGCGCCCCTTTTCAAGCACCACAATCCGCTGGCAGACCTCCGTGACGTGGATCAGGTCGTGGCTGGAAACCAGGACGGTCACCTCCCGCCGGTCGGCGAGTTCCCGGATGATCTTTTTCAGTCGGATCTGGGTGGTCGGGTCCAGGTTGGCAAACGGCTCATCCAGGATGACCACCTCGGGCGACCCGATAAAGGTGGCCACAATGCCCACTTTTTTCTGGTTCCCCTTGGAGAGGTCCCGCAGGTATTTCTTCTGGCCCATGATTTCCCCGTGGAAAAAATCCTCAAACCCGGCCAGCAGCGCATCCACATCGGCACGGCTCTGGCCGCGGAGTTCCCCGATAAAGTAGAAGTACTCCTCCGGGGTCAGGTAGCCAATGAGGAAACTCTCGTCGATAAAGGCCGAGGTAAATGGCTTCCAGTCTTCGCTCTCGCGCACTGGCACCCCCCCACTGGTTATCTGACCGGTAGTGGGTTCGATCAGGTCCAGGAGCAGGCTGAAGAGCGTGGTCTTCCCGGCCCCGTTGTTGCCGACCAGGCCAAAGCTCTGGCCCTTTGGGATTTCCAGGGACGCGATGTCCAGGACGGTTTGTTGGCTGTATTTCTTGGTGAGATTTTCTGCGTGAATCATCGGTGATGCCAGTATTATGTTACCTGAATTATGCTTTTTGCTTGTAGGCAAGCAGCGTTTTGTATTTCTCTTTTTTGTAGATCTTTTCGATCATTCGGAATACCCGCTCCTTAAACGCAAACCCGAGCACCCCGAGCAGTGCCACCAGGAGGAAACCCGCCGTTTCGCCCAGGAACATATCGCCCAGCCAGTAGACGAGCAGGGGGAGGAGCAGTTTCGGGATGGTGAGCAACAGGGTTTTCATGTTGAAGGCCTGTTTGTCTCCAAACGCTTTCTTGTTGGAGGTCAGGTCGATCGGGGTCTTGATATAGGCGCCGCCCCAGAGTACCAGGTAGGAGTTGATCCCGATATTGTAGACGGCCCCCACCAGGATGGCCAGGTACGCTTCCCATCCAAAGTAGAGATAAAATGCCGAGAGCACCGTACTGATGCCGGTGGCAATGACGATGAGCCACCATTTGGAACTGAGGTATTCCCGGTACTGGATGTTCTGGCTCATCATCAGCGGGTAGTAGGAGCTGTCCCAGCTGGGCACGTACTGCCCGAAACTGAACAGGAAGCCCCCGGAGACGAAGATGCCTGCAAACACCCGCCAAACCGGGCTTTCGTACACCTCCAGCCCCCCCGAAAAGAACAGCAGGCCGTAGAACAGGAACAGCACGCTGACAATTACGGTGGTCTTGGAGCGCTTGTTGCGCCGGATGAGCTTGATGTCGTTCTTGAGGAAGGTCCCCAGATTCCCAAACCGGTTGAGCCAGGTGTAATCCTCTGTCTTCCCGACCGCCGTTTTAGTGGCCAGGCCGGCGTCCAGGTACATGTGCCGCTTGAAATAATTGAACGACGCCCAGACGGCAATTGCCAGGGCCGCCCAGGGAATCGCGGCAGTCCAGGGCTGGTCGTAGAACAGGTCAAAGACGGGCCCCGTGTAGGCGGTAATATCGAACCAACCGTAATACTGGGAAATTCCCAGGAGGGCCAGCACCGCAATGAGCGGGTAGAATATCCGGTCTACATTGTTGATCAGTATATTCAAAAAGTTATTCGTGTAAAAGAGCGCAAAACACGCCAGGTGCCAGCCGATGACCGAACCGGCGGGGTAGCCTTTGATCAGGAGCACGATGGAAAACGGCACAAAAAAGAAGGCGTGGCTGAAATTGAAAAAGGACAGGACCGTCTTGCCGAGTGAAAACCGGACCACGCTGGCCTTGGAAATGGGGAGGTAGAGCAGCGGCCGGATGTTGAGTACCGGCATCTTCTGCAACATATAGCGCAGGTACAGGTCGCCGGCCAGATAGTAGATCAAAAAGCGGTTGACCACCCGCAGTGGGTCGCCCAGGCCGGATTTTTCGATCATGAAATAGGCGCCCACCCCCAGCCCCAGGAAGACCAGGATAAAGTACAGGGCCCCCAGGGCCATCAGGATCTTGAACCAGATTTCGGTTTTGAAGGAGGCAGACCGGAAAAAGGCCTTCCACTGCAGCCGGATAAAATGTCTGAACATCGGGTTGGTGTCGGAATTCGATTCGATTAGTCCCAAAAGAGCCCCATTTGTTACAATTAGGAGAAATTGCCGCCGGAACCTGTGCCGAAAGTACGCCATTGCTTAGTTTTGCACAAAATTTTGCGCATGAGCGATTTTCATACCCTGAAAGTTTCCCGGGTCCGACGGCTGACCCCGAATGCGGTTGCCGTATCCCTGGAGATCCCGGCATCCCAAAAAGAACGTTTCAAATTTACGGCCGGCCAGTATATTACCGTCCGTTCCGAAGCAACCGGCAGCGACGTCCGCAGGGCGTATTCCATC
This genomic window from Robiginitalea biformata HTCC2501 contains:
- a CDS encoding ABC transporter ATP-binding protein, with protein sequence MIHAENLTKKYSQQTVLDIASLEIPKGQSFGLVGNNGAGKTTLFSLLLDLIEPTTGQITSGGVPVRESEDWKPFTSAFIDESFLIGYLTPEEYFYFIGELRGQSRADVDALLAGFEDFFHGEIMGQKKYLRDLSKGNQKKVGIVATFIGSPEVVILDEPFANLDPTTQIRLKKIIRELADRREVTVLVSSHDLIHVTEVCQRIVVLEKGRIVRDIETTPETLRELETFFAGEPAATSLTPADDPGETGE
- a CDS encoding DUF5687 family protein codes for the protein MFRHFIRLQWKAFFRSASFKTEIWFKILMALGALYFILVFLGLGVGAYFMIEKSGLGDPLRVVNRFLIYYLAGDLYLRYMLQKMPVLNIRPLLYLPISKASVVRFSLGKTVLSFFNFSHAFFFVPFSIVLLIKGYPAGSVIGWHLACFALFYTNNFLNILINNVDRIFYPLIAVLALLGISQYYGWFDITAYTGPVFDLFYDQPWTAAIPWAALAIAVWASFNYFKRHMYLDAGLATKTAVGKTEDYTWLNRFGNLGTFLKNDIKLIRRNKRSKTTVIVSVLFLFYGLLFFSGGLEVYESPVWRVFAGIFVSGGFLFSFGQYVPSWDSSYYPLMMSQNIQYREYLSSKWWLIVIATGISTVLSAFYLYFGWEAYLAILVGAVYNIGINSYLVLWGGAYIKTPIDLTSNKKAFGDKQAFNMKTLLLTIPKLLLPLLVYWLGDMFLGETAGFLLVALLGVLGFAFKERVFRMIEKIYKKEKYKTLLAYKQKA